In Rana temporaria chromosome 3, aRanTem1.1, whole genome shotgun sequence, a single window of DNA contains:
- the LOC120931832 gene encoding actin-related protein 2/3 complex subunit 3-B, whose translation MPAYHSTLMDSDIKLTGNMALLPIRSQFKGPAPRETKDNDIIDEAIYYFKANVFFKNYEIKNEADRTLIYITLYISECLKKLQKCTSKGQGEKEMYTLGITNFPIPGEPGFPLNAMYIKPSNKQEDEMMRAYLQQLRQETGLRLCEKVFDPQTDKPSKWWMCFVKRQFMNKSLSGPGQ comes from the exons ATGCCGGCTTATCATTCCACATTAATGGATTCTGACATCAAGCTAACAGGAAACATGGCATTACTGCCAATTAGGAGCCAGTTTAAAGGACCCGCCCCTAGGGAAACCAAGGACAATGATATAATTGATGAAGCTATTTATTATTTCAAGGCAAATGTTTTCTTCAAAAATTATGAAATTAAGAATGAAGCTGACCGAACATTAATATACATCACTCTGTACATTTCTGAATGCTTAAAAAAGTTACAAAAGTGCACTTCTAAAGGCCAAGGAGAAAAGGAAATGTACACCCTGGGAATTACAAATTTCCCTATCCCAGGAGAACCAGGGTTCCCTCTTAATGCCATGTA catAAAGCCTTCCAACAAGCAGGAGGATGAGATGATGCGGGCCTATTTGCAGCAGCTGAGGCAGGAGACAGGCCTGAGGCTGTGTGAAAAAGTGTTTGACCCTCAGACAGACAAGCCCAGCAAGTGGTGGATGTGCTTTGTGAAGAGACAGTTCATGAACAAATCCCTGTCTGGACCTGGGCAGTAA